From one Acidobacteriota bacterium genomic stretch:
- a CDS encoding sigma-70 family RNA polymerase sigma factor: MYTFWIGTDFNRGVKFLTYATWWVWSSVRQAVTKHQKESQKLSSLDAPLYSGEKDGATLYDLLPGQPRDPDYSIDGGTLLPLFFEVLSSREKVVMSRIYGDMKYTEVGSELNLSRERIRQIEKGALAKLKESFDIVESVGLHNIESPRKL; this comes from the coding sequence TTTGGATAGGAACCGACTTTAATAGGGGAGTTAAGTTTTTAACCTATGCGACCTGGTGGGTCTGGTCCTCTGTTAGGCAAGCGGTCACCAAACATCAGAAAGAAAGCCAAAAATTATCCTCTTTGGATGCCCCCCTCTATAGCGGAGAAAAAGACGGCGCTACTTTATATGATCTTCTGCCCGGCCAGCCCCGCGATCCGGATTATTCAATTGATGGAGGCACCTTGCTTCCCTTATTTTTTGAGGTTTTATCCTCGCGAGAGAAAGTGGTCATGAGCCGGATTTACGGGGACATGAAATATACAGAGGTTGGCAGCGAGCTAAATCTTAGCCGCGAGAGGATCCGGCAGATCGAAAAAGGAGCTCTGGCCAAGCTTAAAGAGTCCTTTGATATCGTTGAAAGTGTAGGCCTGCATAATATCGAATCGCCCCGCAAATTATAA